A region from the Halanaerobiaceae bacterium ANBcell28 genome encodes:
- a CDS encoding endo-1,4-beta-xylanase has protein sequence MIIIKFKIFVLVIFLFLFLYGCTTIDNTYLDIDFDGIPSLHEEYSDYFTIGTAVAVSTWNRTIDSHKDLIEKHFNSVTAENAMKPESLQPAEGYFNFDTANELLNFAEGNDMKVRGHTLVWHSQTPHWFFEDENGNMLVELNDSNIVIGQGYNISDENRQLVIDRMKKHIEKVMNKYQDRVYAWDVVNEAIDRGTYRHSAWLEIIGEEYIAKAFNVAHEVDPDVKLFYNDYNTIQRRNEIYEMLKGLIKDGVPVHGMGMQGHWDIHGPSIEEIETTIKLFASLDELTDYDFEIQITELDISMFAWGDERHLSEPTQTMLNLQAERYKQLFELFKEYSDVITGVTLWGVADDATWLDYFPVQGRNDWPLLFDEDHEPKEAFWEIIKLNY, from the coding sequence GTGATTATTATTAAATTTAAAATTTTTGTGCTAGTAATCTTTCTATTTCTTTTCCTTTATGGGTGTACGACTATTGATAATACATATCTTGATATTGATTTTGATGGAATTCCGTCATTGCATGAGGAATATAGCGATTATTTTACTATTGGAACTGCTGTTGCAGTTTCGACTTGGAATAGAACTATTGATTCACATAAAGATTTAATAGAAAAACATTTTAACAGTGTAACAGCAGAAAATGCCATGAAACCAGAGAGTTTGCAACCTGCTGAAGGTTACTTTAATTTTGATACTGCTAATGAACTACTTAATTTTGCAGAAGGTAATGATATGAAAGTTAGAGGGCATACTCTTGTCTGGCATAGCCAAACACCTCATTGGTTCTTTGAAGATGAAAATGGCAATATGCTAGTTGAATTAAATGATAGTAATATTGTAATAGGTCAAGGATATAATATCAGTGACGAAAATCGTCAGCTTGTTATTGATAGAATGAAAAAACATATTGAAAAAGTAATGAATAAATATCAGGATAGAGTTTATGCTTGGGATGTAGTTAATGAGGCTATTGATAGAGGAACTTATAGACATTCTGCCTGGTTGGAAATAATCGGTGAAGAATATATTGCAAAAGCTTTTAACGTTGCTCATGAGGTGGATCCTGATGTAAAACTATTTTATAATGATTATAATACTATACAGCGTAGAAATGAGATTTACGAGATGCTTAAGGGATTAATAAAGGACGGTGTTCCTGTACATGGAATGGGAATGCAGGGACATTGGGATATTCATGGACCATCAATAGAAGAAATTGAAACTACAATAAAATTATTTGCATCCCTGGATGAATTAACAGATTATGATTTTGAAATTCAGATAACTGAATTAGATATTTCTATGTTTGCTTGGGGGGATGAAAGGCATCTTTCAGAACCAACACAGACTATGTTGAATCTTCAAGCAGAAAGATATAAGCAGTTATTTGAATTGTTTAAAGAATATAGTGATGTAATTACCGGTGTAACTCTTTGGGGTGTTGCTGATGATGCTACTTGGTTAGACTATTTTCCA